In Gemmata obscuriglobus, a single genomic region encodes these proteins:
- a CDS encoding LpxI family protein: MTSGIVPFGAGLAAPFDPREPVGLLACAGRFPVVFAEKARECNIPVVCVGAVGLADPVLRDLCTEFVWLHRMSIGSVCRAFRRGGARRWTMAGKFEKKILFRPWRWLHYIPDWKMLRFWFLRRRKANNDDSLLLGLIDEFRAEGLECVSALDLCPELLVPEGVLTKRHPTKSEQRDIAFGWELAREMGRLDVGQSVMIRERAVLAVEAIEGTDMAIRRAGELCSRGGFVVIKLAKPEQDKRFDVPTVGTQTIETMHRAGATALAIEAGRTIVIDQAATVALAEKYGITITSLVAPVNE; this comes from the coding sequence ATGACCTCTGGGATCGTTCCGTTCGGTGCCGGATTGGCTGCTCCTTTCGACCCTCGTGAGCCGGTCGGTTTGCTCGCGTGTGCCGGAAGGTTCCCGGTGGTGTTCGCGGAAAAAGCTCGCGAATGCAACATCCCGGTGGTGTGTGTCGGCGCGGTCGGGCTTGCCGATCCCGTTCTACGGGACTTGTGTACCGAATTCGTGTGGCTCCACCGCATGTCCATCGGCAGCGTGTGTCGCGCTTTCCGGCGCGGCGGCGCGCGGCGCTGGACCATGGCCGGCAAGTTCGAGAAGAAAATCCTCTTTCGGCCGTGGCGCTGGCTCCACTATATCCCGGACTGGAAGATGCTCCGGTTCTGGTTCCTGCGCCGGCGCAAAGCGAACAACGACGACTCGCTCCTGCTCGGGTTGATCGACGAGTTCCGGGCCGAAGGGTTGGAGTGCGTCTCGGCTTTGGACCTGTGCCCGGAGTTGCTCGTGCCCGAAGGCGTTCTCACCAAGCGGCATCCGACCAAGAGCGAGCAGCGCGACATCGCGTTCGGCTGGGAGCTCGCACGCGAGATGGGCCGGCTCGATGTCGGACAGAGCGTGATGATCCGGGAACGTGCCGTACTGGCTGTCGAAGCGATCGAGGGCACGGACATGGCCATTCGCCGCGCCGGCGAACTGTGTTCGCGCGGCGGGTTTGTGGTCATCAAGCTCGCCAAACCCGAGCAGGACAAGCGGTTCGACGTGCCTACCGTCGGCACCCAGACCATCGAAACGATGCACCGGGCCGGTGCGACGGCACTCGCCATTGAAGCCGGCCGGACCATTGTCATTGATCAGGCGGCGACCGTCGCGCTGGCCGAAAAGTACGGTATCACGATCACAAGCCTCGTGGCGCCGGTGAACGAGTGA
- the lpxD gene encoding UDP-3-O-(3-hydroxymyristoyl)glucosamine N-acyltransferase, producing the protein MNVTVRQLAEWVRGEVLGDPELAITNARTLSEAEPGDITFVESERNLHAWHNSRASAAVVPASVPVNGRPVIRVADPLMAFADIVRHLRARPDETPRDISPGAHVHPTAKLAPGVSVGPLAVIGEGTELGENCTVHAGAIIGRFCKIGRDAIIYPHVVLYDDCVLGDRVILHAGAVIGADGFGYRTANGKHHKVPQLGWVELEDDVEIGANSTVDRGTFAPTRIGAGTKIDNLVMVGHNCQIGKHNLYCSQSGVAGSCVTGDYVVLAGQAGIADHVTIGDRAMVGAQAGVPADLPGDLHYLGTPAMPVKEMARVFASLRRLPELREELRQLKKRLDAAEGAG; encoded by the coding sequence GTGAACGTCACCGTCAGACAGCTCGCCGAGTGGGTCCGAGGAGAAGTTCTCGGCGACCCCGAACTGGCCATTACGAACGCCCGGACATTGTCCGAGGCCGAGCCCGGGGATATTACGTTCGTCGAGAGCGAGAGGAACCTGCACGCCTGGCACAACAGTCGGGCGTCCGCCGCCGTCGTGCCCGCGTCCGTGCCGGTTAACGGGCGCCCGGTGATCCGGGTCGCCGACCCGCTGATGGCGTTCGCAGACATCGTCCGTCACCTCCGGGCGCGACCCGATGAAACGCCCCGCGACATCTCGCCTGGGGCGCACGTTCACCCGACGGCGAAACTCGCGCCCGGCGTCTCGGTCGGGCCGCTGGCCGTGATCGGAGAAGGGACCGAACTGGGCGAGAACTGCACGGTCCACGCTGGCGCCATAATCGGTCGGTTTTGCAAGATCGGGCGCGACGCCATCATCTATCCGCACGTTGTGCTCTACGACGACTGTGTGCTGGGCGACCGGGTCATTCTGCACGCCGGTGCGGTGATCGGGGCGGATGGGTTCGGGTATCGCACCGCGAACGGGAAGCACCACAAGGTCCCACAACTCGGCTGGGTCGAACTCGAAGACGACGTGGAGATCGGGGCGAACTCGACTGTCGACCGTGGTACATTCGCGCCGACGCGGATCGGGGCCGGCACCAAGATCGACAACCTCGTGATGGTCGGCCACAACTGCCAGATCGGAAAGCACAACCTGTATTGCAGCCAGTCTGGGGTCGCCGGGTCGTGCGTCACCGGCGATTATGTGGTCCTTGCGGGGCAGGCCGGTATTGCGGACCACGTGACCATCGGCGATCGGGCCATGGTGGGCGCGCAGGCGGGTGTACCGGCGGATCTGCCGGGCGACCTGCACTACCTCGGCACGCCAGCGATGCCCGTGAAAGAAATGGCGCGGGTGTTCGCGAGCCTGCGGCGGTTGCCCGAACTGCGTGAGGAGCTGAGGCAGCTCAAGAAGCGTCTCGACGCCGCAGAGGGGGCCGGTTGA